In Lotus japonicus ecotype B-129 chromosome 5, LjGifu_v1.2, one genomic interval encodes:
- the LOC130719797 gene encoding uncharacterized protein LOC130719797 → MATIGSISANLNSVPVLDGTNFKDWKENMEIVLGCMDLDLALRVEKPASPTESSTSEQRKDYEKWDRSNRMSLIIIKRGIPELFRGTISEEIKGAKDFLAEIEKRFAKSDKAETISLRYLITVKRRNGLLTSSFHFVCKKRKG, encoded by the exons ATGG CAACTATTGGTTCGATATCTGCTAATCTGAATTCGGTTCCGGTCCTTGATGGAACAAATTTTAAGGACTGGAAAGAGAACATGGAAATTGTTCTTGGCTGCATGGATCTTGACCTTGCACTAAGGGTGGAGAAACCCGCTTCTCCTACGGAATCTAGTACCTCTGAACAGAGGAAAGATTATGAGAAGTGGGATCGCTCCAATCGCATGAGTCTTATTATCATTAAGCGCGGCATTCCTGAGCTCTTTAGGGGTACTATCTCGGAAGAGATAAAAGGTGCCAAAGATTTCCTTGCTGAAATTGAAAAGCGCTTTGCAAAAAGCGATAAGGCGGAAACAA TCAGTTTAAGATATCTTATAACTGTCAAAAGGAGAAATGGTCTCTTAACGAGCTCATTTCATTTTGTGTGcaagaagaggaaaggttga